Proteins co-encoded in one Rhodospirillaceae bacterium genomic window:
- a CDS encoding cold-shock protein produces MSTGTVKWFNPVKGYGFITPEDGSKDVFVHVSAVERAGLQGLNEGQQVEYDLESGQNGKTNAGNLRLVG; encoded by the coding sequence ATGAGTACAGGAACCGTTAAATGGTTCAATCCCGTCAAGGGATATGGGTTCATCACGCCTGAGGATGGTTCGAAGGATGTTTTCGTCCATGTTTCGGCGGTAGAGCGCGCAGGACTGCAAGGCCTCAACGAGGGCCAGCAAGTCGAGTACGATCTCGAGAGCGGGCAGAATGGTAAGACCAATGCCGGTAATCTGAGGCTCGTCGGCTGA
- a CDS encoding methyltransferase has translation MTTTALDKDQEVLRRYGDASKVREEALCCPIAYNPAYLKVIPEEILERDYGCGDPTPFVREGETVLDLGSGGGKACYILSQIVGAKGHVIGVDFNLDMLALAEKHRLEVSRRIGWDNVTFYRGRIQDLRTNIAELEKKIAGKPIANYEDFSALERFRCEEMKPLIPDNSIDVIVSNCVLNLVHPDEKKQLFREMYRVLKVGGRVAISDIVSDEDVPARLCEDAELWSGCISGAFQEAAFLRAFEDAGFHGISLVKRDPEPWQTVEGIEFRSVTVTAHKGKDGACWERNQAVIYKGPWKEVRDDDGHVLQRGVPAAVCDKTYRIFTSQPYAEDVYPVPPRMAVALEDAKPFDCSRTLVRHPKETKGVDYDATTEEAGVCGPEEGCC, from the coding sequence ATGACGACAACCGCCCTTGATAAGGATCAGGAAGTTTTGCGCCGTTATGGGGATGCTTCGAAGGTTCGCGAAGAAGCTCTCTGCTGTCCCATTGCTTACAATCCCGCCTATCTCAAGGTCATTCCGGAAGAAATTCTGGAGAGGGATTATGGTTGCGGGGACCCGACGCCTTTCGTCCGCGAGGGAGAAACCGTGCTCGATTTGGGAAGCGGTGGCGGCAAGGCCTGCTACATTCTTTCCCAGATTGTAGGCGCCAAGGGCCACGTGATTGGCGTTGATTTCAATCTCGACATGCTGGCGCTGGCGGAAAAGCACCGGTTGGAAGTTTCCAGGCGCATCGGCTGGGACAACGTCACTTTTTATCGCGGCCGGATTCAGGACTTGCGGACGAACATTGCCGAGCTTGAAAAAAAGATCGCGGGCAAGCCAATTGCAAATTACGAGGATTTCAGCGCGCTGGAACGTTTCCGTTGCGAGGAAATGAAGCCGCTTATTCCAGACAATTCCATTGATGTCATCGTCTCAAATTGTGTGCTGAATTTGGTTCATCCGGATGAAAAAAAGCAACTCTTTCGGGAAATGTACCGGGTGCTGAAGGTGGGCGGGCGTGTTGCAATTTCCGACATCGTATCGGACGAGGACGTTCCGGCCCGGCTTTGTGAGGATGCGGAGCTTTGGTCCGGCTGCATTTCCGGCGCTTTTCAAGAGGCAGCCTTCCTGCGTGCGTTTGAAGATGCGGGCTTCCATGGAATTTCCCTTGTGAAGCGCGATCCGGAGCCTTGGCAGACGGTGGAAGGGATCGAATTTCGTTCCGTTACCGTGACGGCCCATAAAGGGAAAGACGGCGCGTGCTGGGAGCGCAATCAGGCGGTCATTTACAAAGGCCCCTGGAAGGAAGTGCGCGACGATGACGGCCATGTGTTGCAACGTGGGGTGCCGGCGGCCGTTTGCGACAAGACCTATCGGATTTTCACCTCACAGCCTTACGCAGAAGATGTTTATCCGGTGCCACCCCGGATGGCGGTTGCCCTTGAAGATGCCAAGCCTTTCGATTGTTCGCGCACGCTTGTGCGCCATCCAAAAGAGACAAAAGGGGTGGATTACGACGCCACCACGGAAGAGGCGGGTGTCTGCGGGCCGGAAGAGGGTTGCTGCTAA
- a CDS encoding GMC family oxidoreductase yields the protein MAERTHIDAARLEKDKSYAADVAIIGSGAGGGVAAEILARAGLQVVLIEEGGYWTAKDFTGREGDAYRTLYWDAASRKTKDKAITLLQGRAVGGGTVVNWTASFRTPPETLSHWAEMFDVKETNAEDMTPWFERTERRFSVAPWEHPPNENNAVLARGCERLGWPHGIVPRNVRGCWNIGYCGFGCPTNAKQSMLVTTIPAALDRGAILISHARAHTIETDRGRAANVQCLAIDSESLRPTGRKIRVHATHIIVAGGGINGPGLLLRSRLPDPHQRLGKRTFLHPVVALAGELPEEVKPFEGAPQSVYSDAFLWRDGVTGKAGYKLEVPPLFPVQAAISIPLFGNTHAQSMARLPYTHAVIALVRDGFSPDFTGGRVVLQNDGSPVLDYQTTAFHWEGFQHAYLSMAELSFAAGAKSVFPVHREARPYQSWREARQAIRESLSMRPPRALIFSAHIMGGCAMSKDARLGVVDSFGRHHQVEGLSVFDGSVFPTSLGVNPQISIYALVARNAARLAESLTGQPVDLS from the coding sequence ATGGCCGAACGCACCCATATCGACGCCGCAAGGCTGGAAAAGGACAAAAGCTATGCCGCCGATGTTGCCATCATCGGCAGCGGGGCCGGTGGCGGCGTGGCGGCAGAAATTCTTGCCCGCGCCGGATTGCAGGTCGTCCTGATCGAAGAAGGCGGATATTGGACAGCCAAGGACTTTACCGGCCGCGAGGGGGATGCCTACCGCACGCTTTATTGGGACGCCGCCAGCCGCAAAACAAAAGACAAGGCGATCACCCTTCTTCAGGGGCGCGCCGTCGGCGGCGGCACCGTCGTCAACTGGACGGCAAGCTTTCGCACACCACCAGAGACGCTTTCCCATTGGGCGGAAATGTTTGATGTAAAGGAAACGAACGCAGAAGACATGACCCCATGGTTCGAAAGAACCGAACGCCGTTTCTCCGTCGCCCCTTGGGAGCACCCTCCAAATGAAAACAACGCGGTCCTTGCCAGAGGATGCGAGCGCCTTGGCTGGCCCCACGGGATCGTTCCAAGAAACGTACGCGGCTGTTGGAACATCGGCTATTGCGGTTTTGGATGTCCGACCAACGCCAAACAGTCCATGCTGGTTACAACAATCCCGGCAGCGCTTGATCGTGGTGCCATCCTGATCAGCCATGCCCGGGCACATACCATCGAAACCGATCGCGGGCGCGCCGCAAATGTGCAGTGCCTTGCCATCGATTCGGAAAGCCTTCGCCCGACCGGCCGAAAGATCCGCGTTCACGCAACCCATATTATCGTGGCCGGCGGCGGCATCAATGGCCCCGGATTGCTTTTGCGGTCCAGGCTGCCAGACCCACATCAACGCCTTGGAAAGCGCACCTTTCTTCATCCTGTCGTGGCCTTGGCCGGCGAATTACCGGAGGAAGTAAAACCCTTTGAAGGCGCACCCCAATCCGTCTATTCGGATGCGTTTCTTTGGCGTGACGGCGTTACCGGCAAGGCCGGCTATAAACTTGAAGTACCGCCCCTTTTCCCCGTGCAGGCGGCAATTTCCATTCCGTTATTTGGCAACACGCATGCACAAAGCATGGCCCGGCTTCCTTACACTCATGCCGTCATCGCCCTTGTACGAGATGGCTTTAGTCCAGATTTCACCGGCGGTCGCGTCGTGCTTCAAAACGACGGCAGTCCCGTGCTTGATTACCAGACGACCGCGTTTCACTGGGAAGGGTTTCAACACGCGTATCTTTCCATGGCAGAGCTTAGTTTTGCAGCTGGCGCAAAATCCGTTTTCCCGGTGCATCGGGAAGCGAGGCCTTATCAAAGCTGGCGAGAAGCGCGACAGGCAATTCGCGAGAGCCTCTCGATGCGACCGCCGCGCGCGCTCATCTTTTCCGCTCATATAATGGGCGGCTGTGCGATGTCTAAGGATGCCCGCCTTGGGGTGGTCGACTCATTCGGTCGCCATCACCAGGTCGAAGGGCTGTCCGTCTTCGACGGGTCCGTGTTTCCGACAAGCCTCGGCGTCAATCCACAGATATCGATTTATGCCCTGGTCGCGCGAAACGCGGCACGGCTCGCCGAATCGCTAACCGGCCAACCCGTTGATCTTTCCTAA